The DNA segment TTACACGGCGTTCCGCTCTTGCAGCATCATCAATTCTCACTCGAATCAGCGTTCTAGTTTCAGGATCCATGGTTGTTTCCCATAGCTGATCCGCATTCATTTCTCCGAGACCTTTATAACGTTGAATAATATAGCCTCTGCCAATCTTTTTCATGGCATCCTGAAGCTCATCTTCATTCCAGGCATATTCAATGATTTCTTTTTTACCCGTGCCTTTACTCACTTTATACAGTGGAGGAAGGGCAATAAATACTTTTCCTGCTTCTAGCAATGGCTTCATATAACGATAAAAGAAAGTAAGCAACAAAACCTGAATATGAGCTCCATCTGTATCAGCATCTGTCATGATAACGACTTTATCGTAATTGATATCCTCTACATTGAAATCTGAACCAACACCGCCGCCGATTGCATGAATGATGGTATTAATTTCTTCGTTTTTAAAAATATCAGCGAGCTTTGCTTTTTCCGTGTTAATAACTTTACCCCGAAGTGGCAGTACCGCCTGAAAACGACGGTCACGACCTTGCTTAGCTGATCCACCCGCAGAGTCACCCTCAACCAGATAAAGCTCGTTCCTTTGCGGATTTCTTGATTGTGCCGGAGTCAGTTTCCCTGACAAGACTGCTTCAGACCGTTTCTTTTTCTTTCCACTTCTTGCATCTTCACGAGCTTTTCTAGCTGCCTCCCGTGCCTGGTATGCTTTGATAGATTTTCTAATGAGTAAAGAACTAATATCAGGATTTTCTTCAAGGAAATAAGTGAGATGCTCAGATACAACTGCATCAACCGATGATCTTGCTTCACTAGTACCTAATTTCCCTTTCGTTTGTCCTTCAAACTGGAGCAATTGTTCAGGGATTCTAACAGAAATAATTGCCGCTAACCCTTCACGAATATCTGCACCATCAAGGTTTTTGTCTTTTTCCTTTAAAAGCGATACTTTTCTAGCATAATCATTGAAAACACGGGTCATTGCTGTTTTGGAACCAGCTTCGTGTGTACCGCCATCCTTCGTGCGAACATTGTTTACAAACGAAAGGACATTTTCGGAATAGCCATCATTAAACTGAAAAGCAAATTCTACTTCAATTCCATTTTGTGTTCCTTCAAAGCTGACAACATGGTGGAGAGTATCCTTCTCTTCGTTTAGGTATTCAACAAATGCTTCAATACCATTTTCAAAGTGAAACACTTCGTGAAATCCGTTTCTATCGTCATTAATTTCGATTTTCAGTCCTTTTAGCAAGAAGGCTGATTCTCTTAACCTCTCACATAAAGTTTCAAAATTATACGTTGTGGTTGAAAAAATAGATGGGTCCGGCTTAAAGTGAATCGTTGTTCCTGTCTGATTCGTTTTACCGATTTTTTCAAGTGTGGTTACAGGCTTACCGCCATTTTCGAACCTCTGCTCATAAATAAATCCGTCCCTTTTAATGGTAACGGTTAACCACTCTGATAATGCATTTACAACAGATGCACCAACACCGTGTAAACCACCGCTCGTCTTATAACCGCCTTGGCCGAACTTACCGCCGGCATGAAGGACCGTTAATATAACCTCAGGTGTAGGTATCCCCATTTTGTGCATTCCTGTAGGCATTCCACGTCCTCTATCAATAACACTTATGGAATTATCTTTGTGTATTTTTACAATAATGTGATCACCAAAGCCAGCTAGCACTTCATCGACAGAGTTATCCACGATCTCATACACAAGATGGTGCAGTCCTCGTGTATCCGTACTGCCAATGTACATTCCCGGGCGCTTTCTGACGGCTTCTAACCCTTCAAGCACCTGTATGGCATCATCATTATAATCAAAAGCTTGCTGAGTTCTTGCCACTAAAATACCCCTTTCATACCCTACAAAAAGAAAAAACCTTCTAATTGCTTTATAAACTTTCAATTTAATCATTCGCTCAAATGAGTCATTAATCCTTTAAAAAATGAAATAGAACCCATGTTTGCCACTATTTATTTTATCACATGTTCTTGTGACGTCTATGCTTAATTGTAGCGATTTATTCAGATTTGGCAAATACGTAATTTGAAACAACATATTTTTGACATATCATCTTCCTCACTTTTTGCTTAAAAAAATAGAAAAAACTGCTAATGATTAGCAGTTTTTTTGAACATTATTTTGTTAAAGCGTGCTCGACTTTAATGCAACGGTCCATAACAACCGTATATCCCTTTTCTTTAAGGAATGAATAGGCTTCTTCATTGATAAGACCAAGCTGGGCCCAAAAGATATCTGCATCAATATCAGCAAATTCCTTTGCAACATCAAATAACTGTTCAGAACGACGGAATACGTTTACGATATCAATATGTCCTTCGATATCCTTTAGTGATGCGACGGCTTTTACACCGAGTACTTCCCCATCAATGGTAGGATTTACGGGAATAATTTCGTAGCCTGCCTTTTGCATGGCTGCAGAAACCTGATAGGAGGTACGTTCAGGGTTATTGCTTAAACCTACAACAGCAATTCTTTTTGCTTTTTTTAAAATTGCCCCTAGTTCTTCGCGACTTGGGATTTCAACTGTCATCATACTCACTCCTAGCCTTTTTCTTTTATTTTACCGTTATCGTTGTAAAAAACATAATTTAACGCTTTCAAATTTTAAAAAAGCCCCTGCTTTAATCAGGAGCTAACGAGAATTATTTATACGGAAACAACCTCTGGTTCCGTTGAAACAGCACACCTTGGCAGTGCAATGTGGAATTTGGCGCCATCGCTTGTATTTTCAACAGAAATTCGACCATCCATTTTCTCAAGGATCATTTTTGCTATATAATGGTCCAATCCGGATCCATCAGAACGGGTGGAGAAATACGGGTCAAATATCTTCTGAATATGAGCGGGCTCGATACCACCTGAATTTAAAAAGACCTCTACAATTACGCGTTCTTTTGATTCCTCTAATTTGATAACCATTTTGCGTTTTTTTATATTTTTATCCACAAAGGT comes from the Neobacillus sp. PS2-9 genome and includes:
- a CDS encoding CoA-binding protein — encoded protein: MTVEIPSREELGAILKKAKRIAVVGLSNNPERTSYQVSAAMQKAGYEIIPVNPTIDGEVLGVKAVASLKDIEGHIDIVNVFRRSEQLFDVAKEFADIDADIFWAQLGLINEEAYSFLKEKGYTVVMDRCIKVEHALTK
- the parE gene encoding DNA topoisomerase IV subunit B; its protein translation is MARTQQAFDYNDDAIQVLEGLEAVRKRPGMYIGSTDTRGLHHLVYEIVDNSVDEVLAGFGDHIIVKIHKDNSISVIDRGRGMPTGMHKMGIPTPEVILTVLHAGGKFGQGGYKTSGGLHGVGASVVNALSEWLTVTIKRDGFIYEQRFENGGKPVTTLEKIGKTNQTGTTIHFKPDPSIFSTTTYNFETLCERLRESAFLLKGLKIEINDDRNGFHEVFHFENGIEAFVEYLNEEKDTLHHVVSFEGTQNGIEVEFAFQFNDGYSENVLSFVNNVRTKDGGTHEAGSKTAMTRVFNDYARKVSLLKEKDKNLDGADIREGLAAIISVRIPEQLLQFEGQTKGKLGTSEARSSVDAVVSEHLTYFLEENPDISSLLIRKSIKAYQAREAARKAREDARSGKKKKRSEAVLSGKLTPAQSRNPQRNELYLVEGDSAGGSAKQGRDRRFQAVLPLRGKVINTEKAKLADIFKNEEINTIIHAIGGGVGSDFNVEDINYDKVVIMTDADTDGAHIQVLLLTFFYRYMKPLLEAGKVFIALPPLYKVSKGTGKKEIIEYAWNEDELQDAMKKIGRGYIIQRYKGLGEMNADQLWETTMDPETRTLIRVRIDDAARAERRVTTLMGDKVEPRRKWIESNVAFGLEEDDTILENENITVSEEGSEG